The Desulforegulaceae bacterium genome has a window encoding:
- a CDS encoding (Fe-S)-binding protein, whose amino-acid sequence MVDIPKPEELIQIDRTIPEKSWMDVPVDFEDGSFCYPAKPRNLEYLGIPHAREWSPADDDWTLPSNWKEIIHEGFRERLDKYRTLKIMMDVCVRCGACADKCHFYIGSGDPKNMPVLRAELLRSVYRKDFTTAGKILGKFSGARELTPEVIKEWFSYFYQCTECRRCSVYCPYGIDTAEITMMGRELLNLLGLSINWIKEPVANCSKTGNHLGIQPQNFKEIVEFFSDDIEEITGRAITPSFNRKGAEILFVAPSGDAFADPGTYTFMGYLMLFEAIGLDYTLSTYASEGGNFGLFTSSDMMKKLNAKMYHEAERLGVKYILGGECGHMWRVINQYMDTMNGPADFLEVPKSPITGTVFENARSTKMVHIAEFTADLIKHNKLKLDPSRNDHLKVTYHDSCNPARAMGLLDEPRYVLKNVCNNFYEMPEKTIREETFCCGSGSGLNTEEIMELRMRGGFPRANAVKYVHDKYGVNMLSCVCAIDRAALPPLMDYWVPGVDVTGLHELVGNALVFDGEIPRETNLRFEPLGNGNAEGDDE is encoded by the coding sequence ATGGTAGATATTCCAAAACCTGAAGAGCTAATTCAAATTGACAGGACTATTCCAGAGAAATCATGGATGGATGTACCTGTTGATTTTGAGGACGGCAGTTTTTGCTATCCGGCGAAACCTAGAAATCTTGAATATTTAGGTATTCCCCATGCAAGGGAGTGGTCTCCTGCCGATGATGACTGGACGCTTCCTTCAAATTGGAAAGAGATAATTCATGAAGGATTCAGGGAGAGACTTGATAAGTATCGTACCCTGAAGATTATGATGGATGTTTGTGTTAGATGCGGAGCTTGTGCTGATAAATGTCATTTTTATATAGGTTCCGGCGATCCTAAAAATATGCCTGTTTTAAGGGCAGAACTTTTAAGATCAGTTTATAGAAAAGATTTTACAACAGCCGGTAAAATTCTTGGCAAATTTTCCGGTGCAAGGGAGCTTACTCCAGAAGTGATTAAAGAGTGGTTTTCTTATTTTTATCAGTGCACAGAATGTCGCCGCTGTTCTGTATATTGTCCTTATGGAATTGACACTGCTGAAATAACAATGATGGGAAGGGAGCTTTTAAACCTTCTTGGTCTTAGCATTAACTGGATCAAAGAGCCTGTAGCAAATTGTTCAAAAACTGGGAACCATCTTGGTATTCAGCCCCAGAACTTTAAAGAGATAGTGGAGTTTTTCAGTGATGATATAGAAGAAATCACAGGGAGAGCAATTACACCTAGCTTTAACCGCAAAGGTGCAGAAATTTTGTTTGTAGCTCCTTCAGGAGATGCTTTTGCTGATCCTGGAACATACACATTTATGGGTTACCTCATGCTTTTCGAGGCAATCGGCCTTGATTACACTTTGAGTACCTATGCGTCAGAAGGCGGTAACTTCGGTCTTTTCACATCTTCTGATATGATGAAGAAACTTAATGCAAAAATGTATCATGAAGCTGAAAGACTTGGAGTAAAATATATTTTAGGCGGTGAGTGCGGTCATATGTGGAGGGTTATAAATCAGTATATGGATACAATGAACGGGCCTGCTGATTTTCTGGAAGTCCCAAAAAGTCCAATCACTGGTACTGTGTTTGAAAATGCACGCTCAACTAAAATGGTTCATATTGCTGAGTTTACAGCTGACCTTATTAAGCACAATAAATTAAAGCTTGATCCTTCAAGAAATGATCATTTAAAAGTTACTTACCATGATTCATGTAACCCGGCCAGAGCCATGGGTCTTCTTGATGAGCCAAGATATGTTCTTAAGAATGTATGTAATAACTTTTATGAAATGCCTGAAAAGACAATTCGCGAAGAGACTTTCTGCTGCGGTAGCGGGTCTGGATTAAATACTGAAGAAATTATGGAGCTCCGTATGAGAGGAGGTTTCCCAAGAGCCAATGCTGTTAAATATGTTCATGATAAATACGGGGTGAATATGTTATCATGTGTTTGTGCCATTGACAGAGCAGCTCTTCCTCCACTGATGGATTATTGGGTTCCAGGAGTTGATGTTACAGGTCTTCATGAACTTGTGGGAAATGCTCTCGTTTTTGACGGCGAAATCCCAAGGGAAACCAACCTGCGTTTTGAACCTTTAGGAAATGGAAATGCGGAGGGTGATGATGAGTGA
- the dsrJ gene encoding sulfate reduction electron transfer complex DsrMKJOP subunit DsrJ, with product MSDKVKVLAGFIIFVGIISIPFFINAGNMKPAPEPILSEKALKAGYCIEDNMAANHMQILDIFRDTVVRDGERIYINSKGEKFNMSLSTGIDSCLGCHESKADFCDKCHDYVAIDPYCWECHIDPKENK from the coding sequence ATGAGTGATAAAGTCAAAGTCCTAGCGGGATTTATAATATTTGTTGGAATTATAAGCATTCCGTTCTTTATTAATGCCGGTAATATGAAACCTGCTCCTGAGCCTATTCTTTCTGAAAAAGCACTGAAGGCTGGTTATTGTATTGAGGATAATATGGCTGCAAACCATATGCAGATTCTTGATATATTCAGAGATACTGTAGTTAGAGACGGTGAAAGAATTTATATAAACAGCAAAGGTGAAAAGTTTAACATGAGCCTTTCAACAGGAATAGACTCCTGTCTTGGCTGTCATGAATCAAAAGCTGATTTTTGTGATAAATGCCATGATTATGTTGCTATTGATCCTTATTGCTGGGAATGTCATATTGATCCAAAGGAGAATAAGTGA